The window TAGTCTGAAAAGATATATGGATACAACACCGTTTCGTATACCAACTCTACAGGTTACCTCCAAGTGAAGCTTGATGACATGGTACTTCTGAATCCAAAGTGTTTTACTCTTCTAAGATGGTTTCTTCTCTTTCTCCTTCCTTTAAAGACACCACAAAACACGCTTTTAAGCTCAAAATGCACATACAATGAAATAGGGTTTCCTTGGGATGAAAATGGAGATGGAGGCTGATGAATGAAGGGGTCTCAAAGAGTTaacgatgtttaaatagggtccaaaccttaaaaattagggttcGAGTCTCTGCCACGTACGTCCAACGTACATGATCAAATCCAGATTTTCATTTAAATGGCATTCATGACCAATTTGCAAACAATTCTCATACCAATGGTCAAAATGTAAATACCTAGAATTCGAGGTGATACTGATGAAAACAAGATCTACTGAAGCGGTGTATTGATAACATACCATAAATGATTTCTTAAACACAATTTCAAAAGATGACCAAAAAAATCGTTGATGTGTAAAAAAAACTTGTGTTACTGGCAATATTCGGCCATGATGATATACATAATTTTAAATTCAATTCAAGAATAAATtggattaaaaaaataattaaattgcaAAATGGTCCTTATGTATCGCTTAAAGTTGCTACTTTTGTCAAAAAAGTTTTTGACTAGTACCATCAATCCGATACTTTGATTTTGTTGGGAGTTTGGTCCAAAGTGTcttcaaaatatttaaaatgctcctgatatttattttttctatttttatattacaataattaaaaaaacaaaactcTTTAAGTGTTTATCCCTCAccacttccccccccccccccccccccattctcTACCATTATTTGAACTTGCAAACCATATGTCTATCTTCACCGGAGCTTAGACTCCGAGAAATCAACGACTCGCAAGAAAAAGAGAGAGACGAAGCGAGGACCACCACTAGTCATTGTTGCCACCATCTGATGGTCTCAAACATAATATTTCCATATCTCTTCCtgattcatatacatacatacaatgATGAACAAGATTAAGAATTGAACCAGCAGATTCAAtacaaaacacacacaaacaccaCACACACATATTAAATACAAACAGACATAAAACCCAAAAACTAATTCAAAGAAAtatcaaattacacacaaatcCCAAGTTTTCCACATTTAATCTTTTGTACATCTCAAAACTAACACATAAAATTCATAAATCAAAGGAAAgaaataccaaaaatataaaatGGTAAATAACATATCTTGATTTTTCTTAAACAGATGAAGATCAGGCCTACCACACAAAACCCAAATGTAAAATGGTATCCGAAATCAACATGTCCACTATCAGAGTTTTACAGAGGCAAAGTCGTTGCAAACTCAAGTCACAAACGGAGTTCGAAGTTCTACAGTTACATCGACATCTGTTCTTGCTTCACTCCTCCGGTAAGCCACCTGTGTTTGCAGAAACCCTAGCATTGACATCTTCAGCGATGGTGCTGTGGCAATTTCCGACGACAATGGTCCGACAATCTCGAATGTATTTTGTTAAAGAGGGATATGGATGGTGGGTTATTAGGTtaggtttttattttgttttagttAGATAAATAGTAAACTAAATAGAAAAAGATAAAATGTATAATTGttattttaagtatttttttttttaaaaaaaaactttggatcaAAATTACGATAAAATTTCTATTTTTGATCaatagtattaattcaaaactttTTGTACCGAATTTCATAATTTTCGAAAAATCACTGACATTTTTACAATCTtatcaaaaaaaattaatgaccaaaaaaaaaaagttgattaccGTCGTTATAAATCACGATCAACGTAGATGAAACGCGTCCTCACAATAATTAACATATATCGTCAACCCACACAAACACATTTAAGACACCGCCCGAATTTCTCtgtcacacacaaacacacactaaACCCCCTGTCTCTCTCTGGATCTCACCGATTCAACCAACCCCAACTCTCCCACCTGTTTCTCCCATCTACCTTTTTTTCTCAGCAGAAAATCCAGCTAAAAAGTGGCAGGGAAATCCGGCGAAGCAACGACAAGATACTCATCGATATGTGGCTGCGTCAACTTCAGATCTGATCGTTTTTCCACCGAAGTCTACAGATCCATTCGTCCACTTTTCCGATCACCTGTACCGGTTTTCTGTTGCAGATCATAAACGGTAAGGCCACCGAATCTGATTTAGTCTCAACCGATCTCAGTTGGCATTTTGATAGGTTTGAACTTTTAGTAAACTTTTGTAAAGTTAGTGAACCAACTGCATTTGtgatttattatttgaatttCATTTCGCTATTAATAACAATTAATGATCGTGCTTAATATTTTTGCCGATGATTAATGAAGTGTGTTCATTTTTCATTGTTTGGTTTTATGAGAAGCTAATCAATTATAGTCATGTGTGTTTTAACtccaattttttgaaaattttgaaatttagttgtgatttttttTAAAGCCATGAATCTAGAACACATAACACTTTTAGCGTCTAATTTGTATACTGTTGATTTTTCAACTAATGAGATCTGATTCTGTGTGGATGATTTAATGCACTTCGTTTATGATTCCATAGATCTGATTTTGCTTTCTAGGGTTTTTGCTGAAGAAGGATTGCAGCAATGGCGCCGACAACCTTGCGGAAGGCTATTGGAGCGGTGAAGGATCAAACAAGCATTGGAATCGCAAAAGTAGCTAGCAACATGGCACCGGAGCTAGAAGTCGCTATAGTAAAAGCCACCAGTCACGACGACGATCCCGCCGGCGAGAAATACATACGAGAAATCCTCCAGCTCACATCATACTCACGAGGCTACGTCAGCGCTTGCGTCCACGCTGTTTCCAAAAGATTAAGCAAGACTCGTGATTGGATCGTCGCCCTAAAATGCTTAGTTCTCATCCACCGACTCTTGAACGACGGCGACTCAGTTTTCCAGCAGGAAATCATGTACGCTACCAGAAGAGGAACCAGATTGCTAAACATGTCAGACTTCCGTGATGAAGCACACTCCAATTCATGGGATCACTCCACTTTCGTTAGAACTTACGGGTTTTACCTTGATCAAAGACTCGATTTGATTGCATATGAAAGAAAGCAAACCGGTGGCAGCAATGGCAGCGGCAATGGAGATTCCGTGAGGTCCAGGGAAGATCAATGGAGATCTCCACCAAATCGCGGATACGATTATGACGATGAACCAGGGTATGGAAATATAAGAAAGTCAAGATCTTCCGGAGATGTTAGAGAAGGATCTGGATCATCTCACGACAAGAAAGATACAAATACAACCCCTTTGAGAGATATGAAACCCGAAAGAATCTTTGGGAAAATGGGACATTTACAAAGGCTATTAGACAGGGTATTATCCTGTAGACCTACTGGTCTAGCAAGAAACAGTAGAATGGTGTTGGTTGCGTTATACCCAATTGTTCAagaaagcttcaaactttattcTGATATATGTGAAGTTTTAGCCATTTTACTCGATCGATTTTTTGATATGGAACATCAAGATTGTGTGAAAGCATTCGATGCTTACGCAACTGCTGCAAAACAGATTGATGAACTTGTAGGCTTCTATAATTGGTGCAAAGATATGGGAATTGCAAGATCATCAGAGTATCCAGAAGTTCAAAAAATCACAGGAAAATTACTAGAAACTTTAGAAGAATTTGTTAGAGACAGAGCAAAAGCTACAAAAAGTCCCGAAAAAAAACCCGAAGCCATCGAACAAGTGAAAGAAGAACCCGTTCCCGACATGAACGAAATCAAAGCTTTACCAGCACCGGAGATTCatactccaccaccaccaccgccacctccGGTGGCGGCTCCGCCGCCCAAACCGCAACACACCGGCGACTTAGTCGACTTACGGGAGGAATCGGTGACAGCCGATGACCAAGGAAATAGATTCGCGTTGGCTTTGTTCGCCGGTCCGGCGAAAGGTAACGGAAACTGGGAGGCGTTTGGCGGCAGCGGCGAGGCGGAGGTGACGTCGGCGTGGCAGAATCCGGCGGCGGAGGCTGGAAAAGCTGATTGGGAGCTTGCGTTGGTGGAAACCGCTAGTAATTTGGAGAAACAGAAGGCGGCAATGGGCGGTGGGCTTGACCCGTTGTTGTTGAACGGAATGTATGACCAGGGAATAGTGAGGCAACACGTGAGCACCACCAGTTTGAGTGGCGGCAGTGCGAGTAGTGTGGCTTTACCGGGGAAGTCGTCCGGTGGCACACCGG of the Lactuca sativa cultivar Salinas chromosome 6, Lsat_Salinas_v11, whole genome shotgun sequence genome contains:
- the LOC111883153 gene encoding putative clathrin assembly protein At2g25430, which encodes MAPTTLRKAIGAVKDQTSIGIAKVASNMAPELEVAIVKATSHDDDPAGEKYIREILQLTSYSRGYVSACVHAVSKRLSKTRDWIVALKCLVLIHRLLNDGDSVFQQEIMYATRRGTRLLNMSDFRDEAHSNSWDHSTFVRTYGFYLDQRLDLIAYERKQTGGSNGSGNGDSVRSREDQWRSPPNRGYDYDDEPGYGNIRKSRSSGDVREGSGSSHDKKDTNTTPLRDMKPERIFGKMGHLQRLLDRVLSCRPTGLARNSRMVLVALYPIVQESFKLYSDICEVLAILLDRFFDMEHQDCVKAFDAYATAAKQIDELVGFYNWCKDMGIARSSEYPEVQKITGKLLETLEEFVRDRAKATKSPEKKPEAIEQVKEEPVPDMNEIKALPAPEIHTPPPPPPPPVAAPPPKPQHTGDLVDLREESVTADDQGNRFALALFAGPAKGNGNWEAFGGSGEAEVTSAWQNPAAEAGKADWELALVETASNLEKQKAAMGGGLDPLLLNGMYDQGIVRQHVSTTSLSGGSASSVALPGKSSGGTPVLALPAPDGSVQPVGGDPFAASLSVPPPAYVQMADIEKKQHLLVQEQMVWNQYARDGMQGQVSLAKINNGGYVAPGQPPMMPYGAPPVNGSGYYYPTY